The nucleotide window ACGTCCATAAACGTGTAGTAGTTATAGACGTGAGTGAAGATAAATCCCAGCCACTGGTGTTTATCAATCCCGAAATTGAAGTGCTGGATCAGGAATTAAATGAATACGACGAAGGCTGCCTGTCAGTGCCTGGGTTCTATGAAACCGTCGTACGCCCCGGCCATATCCGGGTGAAAGCACTGGATCGCGATGGCAAACCGTTTGAAATGGAGCCTCAGGGATTGCTGGCGGTATGTATCCAACATGAGCTGGACCACCTCAATGGCAAACTGTTTGTAGATCATATATCGCCATTCAAACGCTCGCGTATCCGCACCAAGCTGGAAAAGAAACACAAGGCTGAGGCGCGTTAATACGCGCATTGCCAACCAAGGCGCCATGAGCGCCTTTTTTATTGCAAAAACAACTCGATAGGTCATCCATGAGCCAAGGTTTGCGTATTATCTTTGCGGGTACACCAGAATTCGCCGCAGAACATCTAAAGGCGCTGCTGGGCAGCCACCATCACGTGATTGCCGTTTACTCCCAGCCAGACCGTCCGGCAGGGCGCGGTAAGAAACTGACCGCAAGTCCGGTAAAGGAAGTGGCGCTTGCCCATGCTATTCCCGTCTACCAACCGCTGAACTTCAAAAGCCCTGAAGCGGTCGCTGAGTTGGCATCGCTCAATGCTGATTTGATGGTGGTAGTCGCTTATGGTTTGATCCTGCCCAAAATCGTTTTGGATACGCCACGCCTCGGCTGCATTAATGTCCATGCATCGATACTTCCGCGCTGGCGCGGCGCAGCACCTATCCAAAGAGCGATAGAGGCGGGTGATACTGAAACTGGTGTCACGATTATGCAAATGGATGTAGGGCTGGATACAGGCGATATGCTGATAAAAGCATTTTGCCCGATTTTACCCGACGATACCGGCGGAAGCCTGCACGATAAGCTCATCCATATTGGAACACCAGCGCTGCTAGAAGCGCTCGATCTGATCCAATCCGGCCTCATCACACCGGAAAAACAGGACGACAGCCAATCCAATTACGCCCCCAAACTCAGCAAAGAGGAGGCCGCACTCAACTGGCAGTTGCCATCCGTCGAACTGGAGCGCAAGGTGCG belongs to Cellvibrio sp. pealriver and includes:
- the def gene encoding peptide deformylase; this translates as MALLPILEFPDPRLRTVAKPVTEVDDSIRTLVDDMFETMYDAPGIGLAASQINVHKRVVVIDVSEDKSQPLVFINPEIEVLDQELNEYDEGCLSVPGFYETVVRPGHIRVKALDRDGKPFEMEPQGLLAVCIQHELDHLNGKLFVDHISPFKRSRIRTKLEKKHKAEAR
- the fmt gene encoding methionyl-tRNA formyltransferase, with amino-acid sequence MSQGLRIIFAGTPEFAAEHLKALLGSHHHVIAVYSQPDRPAGRGKKLTASPVKEVALAHAIPVYQPLNFKSPEAVAELASLNADLMVVVAYGLILPKIVLDTPRLGCINVHASILPRWRGAAPIQRAIEAGDTETGVTIMQMDVGLDTGDMLIKAFCPILPDDTGGSLHDKLIHIGTPALLEALDLIQSGLITPEKQDDSQSNYAPKLSKEEAALNWQLPSVELERKVRAFNPFPVAHTKLAGAGDDQRIRVWAATFSTQTHTANPGSITRIDPQGLWIACAQGQLILEQLQLPGKKAMTVTEILRGHPDLFKVGDQMEQPPC